In Chloracidobacterium sp., one genomic interval encodes:
- the dnaJ gene encoding molecular chaperone DnaJ → MAKKDYYKILGVKKDAKADEIKKAYRRLARKFHPDVNPNDKVSEDKFKEVQEAYDVLSDEKKRKVFDRFGYYADNLDPDSPFASAGPAGGSASGYDFSGFDFSGSGSGGSSFRDIFSDLFGGGSSTRTQPEAPKPMPKRGRDIEIPLALSFEEAFSGLTTNLTVNRSEQCSRCQGAGDTGGPVVTCPTCKGSGQVMRTGGRLQFSATCSDCEGTGRRREPCSLCNGKGTTPKTEQVKVKIPAGVDTGSRVRVPKKGHGGRLGAEPGDLFIVTNVGKHRFLERKGDNIYVTVPITVSEAALGTKIEVPTVEGRAQLRIPPGTESGQKFRLRERGFPSLRNPSLRGDQFIEVKITLPKVISEETKELLRQFEKLNTENPRKAMGLG, encoded by the coding sequence ATGGCAAAGAAGGACTATTACAAGATTCTCGGTGTAAAGAAAGATGCGAAGGCCGATGAGATAAAAAAGGCCTATCGGCGCCTCGCGCGCAAGTTTCATCCGGACGTGAACCCGAACGACAAGGTCTCTGAGGATAAGTTCAAAGAGGTGCAGGAAGCCTACGATGTCCTTTCGGATGAAAAGAAGCGAAAGGTCTTTGACCGCTTCGGCTACTACGCCGACAATCTCGATCCCGATTCGCCTTTTGCAAGCGCAGGTCCGGCCGGCGGCTCTGCCTCGGGCTACGACTTTTCAGGCTTCGATTTTTCCGGGTCCGGCTCCGGAGGCTCGAGTTTCAGGGATATTTTCTCGGATCTTTTTGGCGGCGGCAGCAGCACGCGAACGCAGCCCGAGGCTCCGAAACCGATGCCGAAACGCGGCCGCGATATCGAGATACCGCTTGCGCTCAGCTTTGAAGAGGCATTTTCAGGTCTTACGACCAACCTGACCGTGAACCGCAGCGAACAGTGTTCACGCTGCCAAGGTGCGGGCGATACGGGCGGCCCCGTCGTTACCTGCCCCACATGCAAAGGCAGCGGCCAAGTGATGCGCACCGGCGGACGGCTGCAGTTCTCGGCAACGTGCAGCGACTGCGAGGGAACGGGCCGCCGCCGCGAACCTTGCTCGCTCTGCAACGGCAAAGGCACAACGCCTAAGACCGAGCAGGTAAAAGTGAAGATACCTGCGGGAGTTGATACGGGTTCGCGCGTGCGCGTTCCCAAAAAAGGGCACGGCGGGCGTTTGGGTGCCGAGCCGGGCGACCTTTTTATCGTTACGAATGTCGGTAAACACCGATTTCTCGAACGCAAGGGCGACAACATCTACGTTACCGTGCCGATCACGGTTTCGGAGGCTGCACTCGGGACAAAGATCGAGGTGCCGACCGTCGAGGGCCGGGCGCAACTCAGGATCCCGCCGGGAACCGAATCGGGGCAGAAGTTCCGCTTGCGCGAGCGCGGCTTTCCGAGCCTTCGCAACCCGTCGCTTCGCGGCGATCAGTTCATCGAGGTCAAGATCACTCTGCCGAAGGTCATCTCAGAGGAGACGAAGGAACTGCTGCGGCAATTCGAGAAGCTCAATACCGAGAACCCGCGTAAGGCAATGGGATTGGGGTAG